In Paraburkholderia flava, one genomic interval encodes:
- a CDS encoding DHA2 family efflux MFS transporter permease subunit has protein sequence MPHDSPPGNAAAAPLNRPMITISIMLATLIQTLDSTIANVALPHMQGTLSASQDEITWVLTSYIVAAAIATPLTGWLSDRLSVKRLLALSIAGFTIASALCGLSETLTQIVASRLLQGIFGASLVPLSQSILLDINPREKQGQAMAVWGMGVMVGPILGPTLGGWLTDSYNWRWVFFINVPIGAFALFGVLTFLPSRAPRPDAKFDVFGFVTLSLAIGALQALLDRGEQLDWFGSHEIVIEALIASISFAFFLAHTATAGKRSFFKYELLKDPNFTTGVFFIFVVGAVLYATRALLPPMLQTLMGYPVATTGLVTAPSGAGTMIAMLLAGRLLKHIDARLMLFAGFVISAFALWQMMQYTIVLSESDIVWPGVIQGFGLGLIFVPLSALTFSTLTPELRADGTATYSLMRNIGSSIGISIVQTLMTRGTQIAHSDLAAYVTPFNPAMRPWLDGGSLADIAILDRSITQQASMIAYLNDFKLMFVATLLVIPLLLLIRPAKHAPDESIAHAAME, from the coding sequence ATGCCCCACGATTCGCCGCCGGGGAACGCCGCCGCCGCGCCGCTCAACCGGCCGATGATCACGATCTCGATCATGCTCGCGACGCTGATCCAGACGCTCGACAGCACGATCGCGAACGTCGCGCTGCCGCACATGCAGGGCACGCTGTCCGCGTCGCAGGACGAGATCACGTGGGTGCTCACGTCGTACATCGTCGCGGCCGCGATCGCGACGCCGCTGACCGGCTGGCTGTCGGACCGGCTCAGCGTGAAGCGGCTGCTCGCGCTGTCGATTGCAGGCTTCACGATTGCGTCGGCGTTGTGCGGGTTGTCGGAGACGCTGACGCAGATCGTCGCGTCGCGGCTGCTGCAGGGGATTTTCGGTGCGTCGCTGGTGCCGTTGTCGCAGTCGATCCTGCTCGACATCAATCCGCGCGAGAAGCAGGGCCAGGCGATGGCCGTGTGGGGAATGGGCGTGATGGTCGGGCCGATCCTCGGACCGACGCTCGGCGGCTGGCTCACCGACAGCTACAACTGGCGCTGGGTGTTCTTCATCAACGTGCCGATCGGCGCGTTCGCGCTGTTCGGCGTGCTCACGTTCCTGCCTTCGCGCGCGCCGCGTCCCGACGCAAAATTCGATGTGTTCGGCTTCGTCACGCTGAGTCTCGCGATCGGCGCGCTGCAGGCGCTGCTCGATCGCGGCGAACAGCTCGACTGGTTCGGTTCGCACGAGATCGTCATCGAGGCGCTGATCGCGTCGATCAGTTTCGCGTTCTTTCTCGCGCACACGGCGACCGCGGGCAAGCGTTCGTTCTTCAAATACGAGTTGCTGAAGGACCCGAACTTCACAACCGGCGTGTTCTTCATCTTCGTCGTCGGTGCGGTGTTGTATGCGACGCGCGCGCTGTTGCCGCCGATGCTGCAGACACTGATGGGCTATCCGGTCGCAACGACCGGCCTCGTCACCGCACCGAGCGGTGCCGGAACGATGATCGCGATGCTGCTCGCGGGGCGCTTGCTGAAACACATCGACGCGCGGCTGATGCTGTTCGCGGGTTTCGTGATTTCCGCGTTCGCGCTATGGCAGATGATGCAATACACGATCGTGCTGTCCGAGTCGGACATCGTGTGGCCCGGCGTGATTCAGGGCTTCGGACTTGGGCTGATCTTCGTGCCGCTGAGCGCGCTGACGTTCTCGACGCTCACGCCGGAACTGCGCGCGGACGGCACCGCGACGTACAGCCTGATGCGCAATATTGGCAGCAGTATCGGCATTTCGATCGTACAAACGCTGATGACGCGCGGCACGCAGATCGCGCATTCGGATCTCGCTGCGTACGTGACGCCGTTCAATCCGGCGATGCGTCCGTGGCTCGACGGTGGATCGCTCGCCGACATCGCGATACTCGACCGGTCGATCACGCAGCAGGCGTCGATGATCGCGTATCTGAACGACTTCAAGCTGATGTTCGTCGCGACACTGCTGGTGATTCCGCTGCTGTTGCTGATCCGTCCGGCGAAGCATGCACCGGACGAATCGATTGCGCATGCGGCGATGGAGTAA
- a CDS encoding MarR family winged helix-turn-helix transcriptional regulator, whose translation MEPLFEERFGFLISDVGRLCGQRFDGLARSTLDLTRAQCRVLAYLAQSGEVINQAQLAGLLDIAPISAGRLLDRMEEGGWIERNANPDDRRARHVRMTRKAERSLDKARKVGDKVSAEGLDGFTDDEAKQLIALLQRVRRNLSKIVDR comes from the coding sequence ATGGAACCCCTCTTCGAAGAACGCTTCGGCTTCTTGATCTCCGACGTCGGCCGGCTGTGCGGCCAGCGCTTCGACGGTCTCGCACGCTCGACGCTCGATCTCACGCGCGCGCAATGCCGCGTGCTCGCGTACCTGGCGCAGTCCGGCGAGGTGATAAATCAGGCGCAGCTGGCGGGGCTGCTCGACATCGCGCCGATTTCGGCGGGACGACTACTCGACCGGATGGAAGAGGGCGGCTGGATCGAACGCAACGCGAATCCCGACGACCGCCGCGCGCGGCACGTGCGGATGACGCGCAAAGCAGAGCGCTCACTGGACAAGGCGAGGAAGGTCGGCGACAAGGTCTCGGCCGAAGGCCTGGACGGCTTCACCGACGACGAAGCGAAGCAGTTGATCGCGCTGCTTCAGCGGGTGCGGCGCAATCTGAGCAAGATCGTCGACCGCTAG